Within Mucilaginibacter inviolabilis, the genomic segment AACTTCATTCGGGAGCCTGCTTAACACCTTTAAGTATAATGGGTTTGACCTATCATTTAATATCATGTATAAGTTGGGCTACTATTTTAGGAGAAATTCTTTAAATAATAGTTCGCTTTATAATGCAGCCGGAGGCGTGAGCAGTTACCAGCAATCTGATTACGAAAACCGATGGCAAAAACCAGGGGACGAATTAACCACAAATGTCCCGGCTTTGATTTATCCTGCAAATACTTCCCGAACAAATTTATATACCTATTCCAATGTGTTGGTAGAAAAGGGAGATAACATTCGTTTACAGGACATTCGATTAGGTTATACGGTAAAAAGTAATCCTCGCCTGCCTTTCAAAAATCTGAATTTTTTTGTCTATATGAACAATATAGGTATTCTTTGGAGGGCAAATAAATACCATATCGACCCGGATTATCCTACCGGCTTTCCAATTCCCCGGACTATCGCTTTTGGTGTAAAGGCGGATCTATAATTAAGTGCTTACCATAACAAAACGGAAATGAAAAATTTAAAACAATGCATATACATCATAGGGTTATTCGCTCTTTGTTCTTGTAATAAAACTGAGTTCCTGGATAAAAAACCGGCTTCAAATATTCTAACCCCTACTTCCCTAACCGATTTTCAAGGACTCCTCGATAATACCACCGTCTTTAACTTGACAGGAGGGCTTGATCAACTTTCATCTGACGATATTAGCGTTTCAGACAATGACTGGCCAAATGGCATACCTACAGAAAGAAATGCATATATATGGGCAAAGGACATTTATGGAGGTGATGTTAATATTTCAGATTGGAACACATTATACCAGCAAGTTTTCTATGCCAATAATGTATTAGATGGACTCTCTAAATCAGACAGCTTAGCAACCTCACAAGCACAATATATAAAGGGGCAGGCTTTATTTGACCGGGCATTTGCCTTTTATGACCTCACCCGTACTTTTTGTAAGGCTTATGATGCGTCAAGCGCAAGCACTGATTTAGGTATTCCGCTAAAACTTAAATCGGGGATTGACAATATCCAACAAAGGTCAACCCTTCAGCAAAGCTTTGACCAGATTTTTAGTGACTTAACCATAGCAACCAGTTTATTGCCCGCAATACGCCCATCCACAAATTTAAACCGTCCTTCAAAAATTGCAGCCTATGCTCTTTTAGCACGCATCTATCTTGACATGCGGAACTATCAGCAAGCTGAGGCAAACGCAGATCAGGCATTGAATTTATATAGCACACTCATTGATTATAATACAGTAGATACTACAACCGATAATCCGTTTACCCCAACGAACAATAATGAACTAATTTACAGTACCGCTCAGGTCAACAGATACGGCGATTTCCCAACGACTGCTAACTTTTCGTTAGGAAGAATACCTTCTACTTACATTAATTTATATAAATCGGATGATCTGCGACTTTCTATTTATTTCGGAAAGTTTTCTGATGGCACCTATTATAGAAAGGTTGGCTATTATGGGTTGGGATATTATCCATTTACTGGTTTTGCAACGGATGAATTATATCTAATAAAAGCAGAGTGCCTGGCAAGAGATGGACAAACGAGTGCTGCAATGGATAAGCTAAATCAATTGTTGGTTAAACGGCATAATAAAGCAACGCCTTTTATACCCTTAAGGGCGTCTTCAGCAGCTGACGCTTTATCTACAATATTGACTGAACGTAGTAAAGAATTGATTTGGCGTGGAGTGCGATGGTATGACTTAAAACGATTTAATAAAGAAGGAGCAAATATTACTTTAACCCGTGTTCTTAACGGCACAACCTATAGTTTACCACCTAATGATAATCGTTGGGTAATGCCTATTCCGAGCGATGAGATCGCTTTGAGCGGTATCCAACAAAATCCAAGATAATTCAAATTTAAATAATCCAATGAAAATACTTTATAGATACTTTCTAATAATTGGGATAATTATTAGCTATATAACTTTTACCGTTAATAGTGCGCTTGCACGAAAAAAAAATCATAATTTATTCACTGTTGTAGATGTTATTGTTGAAGCTCCCATCAT encodes:
- a CDS encoding RagB/SusD family nutrient uptake outer membrane protein, yielding MKNLKQCIYIIGLFALCSCNKTEFLDKKPASNILTPTSLTDFQGLLDNTTVFNLTGGLDQLSSDDISVSDNDWPNGIPTERNAYIWAKDIYGGDVNISDWNTLYQQVFYANNVLDGLSKSDSLATSQAQYIKGQALFDRAFAFYDLTRTFCKAYDASSASTDLGIPLKLKSGIDNIQQRSTLQQSFDQIFSDLTIATSLLPAIRPSTNLNRPSKIAAYALLARIYLDMRNYQQAEANADQALNLYSTLIDYNTVDTTTDNPFTPTNNNELIYSTAQVNRYGDFPTTANFSLGRIPSTYINLYKSDDLRLSIYFGKFSDGTYYRKVGYYGLGYYPFTGFATDELYLIKAECLARDGQTSAAMDKLNQLLVKRHNKATPFIPLRASSAADALSTILTERSKELIWRGVRWYDLKRFNKEGANITLTRVLNGTTYSLPPNDNRWVMPIPSDEIALSGIQQNPR